In the Vanacampus margaritifer isolate UIUO_Vmar chromosome 9, RoL_Vmar_1.0, whole genome shotgun sequence genome, TGACCACGCCTTCCTCCAGCGCTTCTATCCTGCCCCCCTCTGCGCCACTGATTCTTTCTCTTCCTCTGTCTGTTACCACCAACACCGCTGGTGCTTCTACCCCGattttcctcctcctttcttCTGGTGACTCTACCTCCACCCCTATCGCCATCCTGCACCCTTCAACCGGTCACCTGTCCCAGATCTCCCTTCCTCTGGCTTCCGGTAACACCTTGCCTCACCCTGTCATGGGATTGGGCCTGAACAACCCGCCTGTGATCCTATCAGGGGGATCCGGCAGCGTCCTCGCCTCTAGTCTGGCCAGCGTTTCCTCGTCACTCGTTCCTACTCACGTCGAATCCTCTGTTGGAATTGAAGCCATACCTACCGAGCAGGTCTCGAATGAGAGCGATAAGCCATCTTCTCGAACAGCAGCCGCTGCTACTTTGACGTCCGATCTCTCAGACGCTCAAATGCGAGATCCAGACCCCCTGGTGGACTCTGAACGTTTACCTCTGGATGACCACATGTACTTCTCCAGTGCCGCCGCTCCTCCCTCGCCGCCTAAAATTGAGCCACTAGACCCTCTGGACCCGCTTGACCCACTGGACCCCCTTTCCCCCTCGGAGTCACCCAACGACCCTTCGGCCCAGCGGGTGCTCTACTGTCAGCTGTGCCCACGGATCTTCTTTTACCTCTCTGACCTGGAGCGCCACGCCATCACCCACTCGCAGAAGAAGCCTCACGTTTGCCAGCAGTGCGGCAAAGCCTTCAAGCGCTCCAGCCATCTGCAGGTCAGTGCACAGCAAAAAAACGCAAAGCAGGAAGTGGGAAGATATCCAGGATTCATGCCATGCGTTTCCGCTCTCCAGCCGAAAATAATCTGTAGACTGTGGACACATTGACTTGATGTTTGCAATTAGTTGAATAATCTGGGCCCAGTATTGGAATCCAGATCAAACTGATCCAGATTTGGGACTTGATGTTTTGAAATTCTCAACACAGGCTCAAATCTGGATTCAAGGCAGGATTGGATTTCCAAAACTGGATTATGATTTAAGTGTGGTTTGAAATACCCAATTTTGGATTAGATCTGGGTTTAATCTACTCCACCAGGTTTGGTGGATTATGTTTGAAATGGTGGGCCCTGATGGTAAACCTGTTAACTCACAGGTGTCTCACTCAAACTCTGTGGGCCAAATTTGGTCCTCGACGTCATATAATGTGGCCCATGAAAGTTGGTGACAATTTTTCCCTGACCCCTGTTCAAAACTCGTCATGTATCATTAGAAAGAATACGAAGCAAACGCAGGGCAATTAGCCTATGTAATATGGTAGGGCAAACATTACGGTTCCCACACGGACCATGCTAGGCTAGCATGGCTACTTGTCCCTTAGCTAGCAATGCTAATTGGATATACTCTATAGCTTCACTGTTCTttcgtaaacaaaaaaaaaaaagagagtaaaaGAGGCCTCGGTTTTATTGGGtttaattttttgggttttataaaggttttgattgattgattaaaacAAACTCAGTGTTGCAAAGCTTCTGGCTAGCAAGCATAATGACTATAGCGATGTGCTTTTGGCAGAACATCAAGCTTGTTAACTTATTAGAAACAGCGTTACAGTTGCTactgttgttttcttcttctttctttgtgCTAGCTTTTAGCATCAGCTCGTCAGCCACCCCTCTGAATTGGAGCAGCTTCTTTCTTTGTGctagcttttagcattagcttgtTAGCCACCCCTCTGAACTGGAGCAGCTTCTTTCTTTGTGctagcttttagcattagctcgTTAGCCACCCCTCTGAACTGGAGCAGCTTCTTTCTTTGTGctagcttttagcattagctcgTTATCCACCCCTCTGAACTGGAGCAGCTTCTTTCTTTGTGCTAGCTTTTAGTATTAGCTCGTTATCCACCCCTCTGAACTGGAGCAGCTTCTTTCTTTGTGCTAGCTTTTAGCATTTGCTTGTCAGCCATCCCTCTGAACTGGAGTAGCTAATGTAAAAGTGTTTCAGCTCTTGCTTGGTTTACAGTCGGGATAAAAATATTTCCTGTCTTTGTTTCGCTCCACCAGAGACACAAGCACATCCACACGGGTCAGAGGAACTTCGTGTGTCCCATCTGTGCCAAACGCTTCAGGGAGGCCGGCGAGCTCCAGCGCCACCAACGGGTTCACACGGGGGAGAAGCCCTACCAGTGCCAACTTTGCCACACGCGCTTCGCCGAGCGCAACACGCTGCGCCGCCACACCAAGCGCAAGCATCCTTTCCACCAAGTGGCCGTGGACATGTTCAACGACCGCGGCGGCGTTCGGCACGAGGAAGAGGAAGATCCTGCTGAATGGTACAGCTCCACTGTGTCTCATCTAGAAAACTCTGATTCCGAAATGGAGACTTAAAATGTTccaaacttacaaaaaaaaaacgggagcacttgcaatatttatattcatgttttgaaaacaactttatttatatgaaTGTATGCTTATTCCAATTGCatttaaagaccctgtaaagtgaatccGGAAATTTGTCTCTAAATCCATGATacttttttgaagaagaaaaacggaGCTCTATTGCGGCCATATAGCGTTAAAACTGTCGTCATTTTAGTTTCCCAGATTTTTGGGGCGTGGCCAAAACAGTCCCCAATATTGCACTTTGGGATCTGGCCCACCCCCATTACATAAGAACTTGAgcaccttttttcccctcatcagTTATTCACCCCGAAAAGGCATCATTCCCTCATATAATCTGCTGGCATGACTGCTTTAGAACGCCTCGTTGTCTGCTGTAAATGTTCACAACATGGAGAGAAGGCggaaaagtgttgttgtttttttaagtccttCGTGACAGCCAGCATGTGGAGAGGGGTTTCTCGCTGCGGCagccactttagagcgcctcgtcgtTGCAACATGGTATAAGCATAAGAAAGATGCTAGTTGAGCTAGCATTGTTTTTGTCCAAGGTCGTGAAAGTGGTATTTGATTGAAAGTTGGTAATTCAGCAGACGCAACAACGGCAATTTCTTGATTTTTCAGCATGttgaagcctcattttgtgCACGAGATTTATTTAAtccttcaaatttggcaggatcGTTCCTATCACTCTTTGTGTGTGTAGCCATATTCAGgatcactttacagggactttaatgGCCAACAAATACTTTATCATTACCGTTTTGGCTGATTTGGCCAGCTCAATATTGGAAAAGGTgattttgttgtaaaatgtgACGTTTCCATGAAATTGCATTCCCACACAATCAATGACCTTAAAGTGCTTAAAAGTAACTTCAACTCCTCTCAGTGTGTTCAACAAGGAGAGCTGCACTACCTTGTAGTGAAATCTATATTTCGTAACAGAACAGAAACACTGTGAGTCATTTGCACTTGTTTCATTTAGcacaatattcacttttttttttatcgagtgaattgaaaaaaaaaaagaaagctttgTATATTTTGTTGCCTGTTGATTTGATGTATTTAATACATATATTTCAAGACCAAATGAGTTGTTCCAACatgttatataaatatatatattcacattttgttaatttgtgaagtatattcaattgtatttaataCAGTTTGACAACTTCCaactttgcactttttttttttttgcatgtttgcaACATTAGAAAAGGTCAAGGGTCATAGTTCAAACAGCTTCTGCTTCTCCCGTGTGATAACAATACTCATTTATTGCATTGCACTTTTACTTGTGCTCTCCATCCAGTCAGTCCGCAGAGGCTCCTCAAACACTGCACAGCTCCAAATAgttattaaatactttttttattgttcaaatgACCCCACTTGGTCCTTGTGGCGATCCCATCGAGAGGAAGGCATTAAGCTCGGCTTTATTATACTTTGGCAAACAGACTTTATGGAGGGGCAGTGGAAGGAGAGGCAAGTGTGCGCTTGTGTGCGCGCGCTAAAGTTACCGGTGAGTGTGCTCAGTTAATCACAACATGCCACTGCGTCAACCGTCCAATAACTTACATCATTCCAATAGTGCATTCTATGACTTTCACACCACTGCTAATTATGTCatataatacattaaaaacaaaactaaatgatGGCCGTTAGGTGGCTGACTAATCATAATGCACCAATAACAATGCTGCTGTGGCAACCGCCACTAATGATTTCCTCTGGCGATTTCAGtgtgataataacaataaccgCAATaacaatatgaaaaataatatcaataatGTCTGGGTTGACttttactgtaataataataatgatgataataatcatcatcatcctaattatataattagagatgtatgtaataatatagatgttcgataccacttttttttttttaattcagaacaacaacaaaaagataccttgaaataagaccgagtattttttttattagtgtaaatataatatttgaAGGCATCGGTACTCACGACAGtggccaataccagtatcagACGCCCTCTTGTGATCGTTTTACGAcgaggaactagaaatgagaaaattgCCAGTAATTtcctgcaattttaaggaaaaatatatttgtatttattggaaatgatctgtcattgttttttggggagaaatttaatgtaataataataataataatgttttttaatgtcattttttaatttaaatttgttattatcttttcttttataATTATGAGGACTTTTtggttaattaatatttttttccttcacataTAATGTTCATTTATGGTCCTTAGAATGAGACTGTTGCATCGTTCAGTCTACAAGGTCCTACAAGATGAATACCAACTGATTAAACCAGCTGTATACAAatagaatattgtgtgtgtatgagtgatGAAGTGGAACGGCATCAGGAGCTTTACGCTGCCAAGCCATTGAAATGCAAAATGTTGCTGTGCGACATTTGAATGAGTGTCTCgctgtttgaacattttattcccTTGTGGTTGAGTCTGCTCCGTGACATATTGGCTGTTTATCGGCTCTGCTGGAACAAAAACAGTATAATTTGTGTGCACCTGAGAGTCTCAACTCAGGGGAAATTGACTCTTGATACTGCAGTGCTCGTTTTGGCCACGTGAGGTCGCACTTGTAACGGCGATGATTTAAGATCTCTTAGGGCTCTCCAGTCTCTATATTCAGTTACTGCAcaacttgccccccccccccccccctccgaaaaagcacattttcttCCCGGGTACATGTAAATGCCTGCGCCTTTTGCAGCATGGAACCCACGGAGAAATGTGATACTGCGCCAAGGAAAAGGTTAACATCAAGCAGGGTTCGAGAGCAGGATTAACACTgagggaatgtttttttttttttttgtcataggaAAAAGAAG is a window encoding:
- the LOC144058499 gene encoding uncharacterized protein LOC144058499, producing the protein MDGQLATVLSRSSSEVQNGSPCAESSELPSEEPKTNLQGPGWDATGEDGLQLCPVNQDALSINRRKPAVGGTCEPAPQEIRETRGSRQPMPNADSTARPTKDSHFGSSRQTNQISIIKTKDQSIKLTAGTHASGDVLDTETIQSDLSKNLKEAHISSGVTLLGQGVKEEHLERQVDDSLKDFSWAEEQSEPLDLSLPKKRVNRDSRHGRFLDACDSLLIMEVDEYEGEGDRDVVEEDEEELPTFYPASVFAQDLLLIDDQGIPYTLSPDGLRVPQVDVTGSEGPVENEGASQLPSSAGSDLSQSLADALNAPSGDAMPSRVSGSPSVTPQVFRGLDTNSSENSGLSIPNQPIQILTTPSSSASILPPSAPLILSLPLSVTTNTAGASTPIFLLLSSGDSTSTPIAILHPSTGHLSQISLPLASGNTLPHPVMGLGLNNPPVILSGGSGSVLASSLASVSSSLVPTHVESSVGIEAIPTEQVSNESDKPSSRTAAAATLTSDLSDAQMRDPDPLVDSERLPLDDHMYFSSAAAPPSPPKIEPLDPLDPLDPLDPLSPSESPNDPSAQRVLYCQLCPRIFFYLSDLERHAITHSQKKPHVCQQCGKAFKRSSHLQRHKHIHTGQRNFVCPICAKRFREAGELQRHQRVHTGEKPYQCQLCHTRFAERNTLRRHTKRKHPFHQVAVDMFNDRGGVRHEEEEDPAEWYSSTVSHLENSDSEMET